Within Capra hircus breed San Clemente chromosome 7, ASM170441v1, whole genome shotgun sequence, the genomic segment TATGAAGTTAGCTGTGGGTGCATCATATGTGATGCTTTTATGCATGTTAGGGCATTTTTGCTTTTCATCTTCTTCCACTCAAAGACCAGACAAGAACGGGAAAATTGTCAGCAAACAATATGAATTCCAGAAGTAAATGATAGAATTTCTCATTAAGGGTGGAACATAACATGGTgacaaaaaagctttaaaaaatgggaaaaaagaaataaagacataaaaaaaaacaaaccaacatcaaaaaagaaataaaacacataagatttggaaaataagtaaaattgtctttttttttgcagataACATACATATAATACAATTTCCTAATCAGGGATAGCAATAGGGAATCCCACAGAGGATTAGGTCCATACACAAAACTATTGATATTAATTTTGTTACTGCAAAATATAAACTAACCATTTTAATTTTGTGGGTGAAAGCCATTTGTATAAAGATAACTAatgatatttttctcctttcttataCTAAACTTCAACAAACGGAAGAAGAAAATCTTACAGTAGTTTCAggatttcttcttctgggattttcAAATGAACAAGAATTGCAGCCCATCACATTCATGATTTTCTTCTTCATGTATCTGATCACTGTGTTTGGAAATTTGGCTATCATCCTAGCCACCATTTCTGACTCCCACCTCCACACACctatgtacttcttcctctccaacctgTCCTTTGTAGACATCTGTGTTACCTCTACCACCATCCCAAAGATGCTGTGGAACATCCAGAACCACGGCAAGCTGATAAGCTATGAAAGCTGCATTACTCAGATGTACTTTGTCATACTGTTTGTAGGGTTGGATGACTTTCTGGTAacagtgatggcctatgaccgctttgTGGCCATCTGTCACCCCCTGCACTACACAGTCATTATGAATCCATGGCTTTGTGGCATTATGCTCCTGGTCTCCTGGATCATCAGTGTCTTGCATTCCTTCTTACAAACCTTAATGGTTTTGCAGCTTGCCTTCTATACACATTTAGAAATTCCTCATTATTTTTGTGAACTTAATCAGTTAATTCAACTAGCCTGCTCTGATACCTTTCTTAATGACATAGTGATGTATTTTGCAGCCCCACTTCTGGGTGGTGGTCCCCTGGTTGGTATCATTTACTCATACTCTAAGATAGTGTCTTCCATTTGCAGAATTTCATCATCTCAAGGGAAGTATAAAGCATTTTCCACCTGTGCATCTCACCTTTCAATTGTCTCCTTATTCTATTGTACATGCTTAAGAGTGTACCTAAGCTCTGCTGTTACCCACAGCTCACGCTCAAGTGCAACAGCCTCGTTGATGTACACAGTGGTCAcacccatgctgaaccccttcaTATACAGTCtgagaaataaagacataaagaaggctATGAAAAGATATGTGGGGATGGCAGCTACACAGGGTGCAAGTGTCCTGGAGTTGAACAACACCATATGAGTACAGGGTTCATAATCTTGGAGCCAGAATGTATGATTTCAGCAGTTTTGCCTCTTATCATTTTCCTGCTCTcccaaattattttctatttcaaatcatataactttggatttctttaaaaaggatttttctcaaataaaaaatataatatcaagccttatagcagaaaatgaagaagcactaaagagcctcttgatgaaagtgaaagaggaaaatgaaaaagttggcttaaaactcatcattcagaaaaccaaagtcatggtatccagtcccatcacttcatgacaaataaatggggaaacaatggaaacagtgacagactttactttcttggactccaaaatcactgcagatggtgattgcagccaagaaatcaaaagacacttgctccttggaagaatagctctgaccaacctagacagcatattgaaaagcagagacattactttgccaacaaagtgagagggtaacaggcaggaagaccAGGGGTcttaaaatggaggaaataggttgcaagtgtcagacatttttttatttctctcttaagtgtcagaaaacaaactagtgatatatatatttccccttctgtatacaaattaaaaagaggtttctcttaaaatactatgttgccataatgacacctggttccacgtaaacttaacttttctcagatcttgagctaaccaatgcatttttcttgtggaaatgtttgtcttaagctatgttaatgtactatatatttaccccaaactctgatGTCAAGTAGGTTTCCCCTAAAGgcgcagaactgacttgacaaaccagtatgttatccTCATATATTGTTCTCCTTATCCATGTAAATggaactatttgtatggtaatctgccattctacaagattcaagtgaATCAGTTTATGGCCCAAGGTGACCAgcctggtgccaagattatctcaaaatgcatcttgtgggtgaggggcctggtgccttCTCTGAGTTTTTAGGCATTcctctttcattaacagactgctagtaactatataacatccagcatATAAAAACTAGCTatctggcattgaaacatgtataatatcatatatgaaatgaatcaccagtccaggtttgatgcacgatacaggatgcttggggctggtccactgggatgacccagacggatggtacagggaaggaggtaggaggggggttcaggatggggaatacgtgtacacccgtcgtggattcctgttgatgtatggcaaaaccaatacaatattgtaaagtaattatcctccaattaaaataaataaatttatatttttaaaaaactagctaTAAAAAAACTAGTGGGtattctttctgtccccttctgatgtctatgtcagaagctttctctatctcttttatactttaataaaactttattatacaaaagctcttagcaatcaagcctcatctctaggcccagattgaattcttctactccagaggccaagaatcctggcatcttttgtggttcagcaacaacctttcaaaaagtatatctagtcagagctatagtttttccagtagtcatatatggatgtgagagttgaactataaagaaagctgagcactgaagaattgatgcttttgaactgtggtgttggagaagactcttgagagtcccttgaactgcaaggagatccaacaagtccatcctaaaggaaatcagtcctgaatattcattggaaggactgatgctgaaactgaaactccaatactttggccacctgatgtgaagaactgactcatttgaaaagaccctgatgctgggaaatatttaaggcaggaggagaagggaacgatagaggatgagatggttggatggcatcactggctcaatgggcatgagtttgtgttggccctgggagttggtgatggacagagaggcctggcatgctgaagtccatggggtcgcaaagagtcagacacaattgagtgactgaaatgcCTGAagccatgttttgttttgtttttttaagtaaaagattAGTCATGAGTTGTACGCTCCCTTGGAAAGAAATACACTCAGAAACAATCATATTTATATGTTTCTATAAGATTTAAAGGAAAGTCTCAGAGAATTTGCTGCCTACATATATAAATCCTTCCACTTCTCTAGATGATATGCCTCAATCTTTTCTAAATTGCAACATCATTTCTAAAGGAGTAGTGGACTAACATATTATTCATTCCATGTCTACTTGTAGAATGAACAAGATGTTAATCTTCATGAGAAGTTACGATTCACAGGAGAGTTTGAATTCCTTTCCAATCATGTGATTCAGGGACAGCAGGTTTTCTGCATGAAAATGCAACTCCTTCTCACCTGTCCAAATTCCCTGGAACAGAACTTCACTTTTTAGTAAAGTTGTCTGAAATAAACTATATCAGAGGTATCATGAATAGTGCCCTCAAATATCAGAACAGGGATCGCTGACATAAGAAGTAGTGAACTCTTAGAACTGTCCTCAGTTCAGATGACTTTGTTATACCAGTTAACAATTGTTGTAtaataggtcttcataaaatcaaGTGGTTTAATTGAATGCCTGTATTATTAAAAGGCGCTACATGATGTGAAGTTGTTCTGAACTCTACTGGGTTCCTTATGCGTGTGGAGTCAGTCGCCAGGCTCTGCAGTGGGTTCTAAGGTTCGTCCTTGTCCCGTGTGTCTATAGTGCCTTTTGGTCTCGAACCAATTTATGGTCAGTtgacttcatttctgtttttaaagttctatttacaggaaaaaaaacccaTATTTAGCATATAAATGACTTTGACTTCAATGCACTGATCCTATATGTTTGTGACATTTTGCTTTTGTCATAGTTAGAAAACATACCTTCCACTCATTTTAAGGGTGAATCAGCTACCTTTGTGCTTTCTAGATCCCACTTCAACcatgagatttatttttcatttaaagaatcctaattaaataaattaattaatttacaaaaaataaagaattcattgGCATATAATGAACATAATAAACTGCACCCGTCAAGTgtaaattttaatgaattaaagaAACTTTACAGAATCAAGAGGGCATACTGCAGTTTTGCATTTGCACATATtaataattcaagaaaata encodes:
- the LOC102187473 gene encoding olfactory receptor 7A10-like, whose amino-acid sequence is MTSGIFRDTSSAAAILGLFRSKHLITITNDIFLLSYTKLQQTEEENLTVVSGFLLLGFSNEQELQPITFMIFFFMYLITVFGNLAIILATISDSHLHTPMYFFLSNLSFVDICVTSTTIPKMLWNIQNHGKLISYESCITQMYFVILFVGLDDFLVTVMAYDRFVAICHPLHYTVIMNPWLCGIMLLVSWIISVLHSFLQTLMVLQLAFYTHLEIPHYFCELNQLIQLACSDTFLNDIVMYFAAPLLGGGPLVGIIYSYSKIVSSICRISSSQGKYKAFSTCASHLSIVSLFYCTCLRVYLSSAVTHSSRSSATASLMYTVVTPMLNPFIYSLRNKDIKKAMKRYVGMAATQGASVLELNNTI